A DNA window from Amycolatopsis sp. DSM 110486 contains the following coding sequences:
- a CDS encoding DUF1360 domain-containing protein: MKLETAIRAAGAAARLTRLVALDSLLDVPRSKVEIWANTRKHGENYSAEQAENDPHPIAKLITCTWCSGFWVSAAVAASAHAFGDRRMWKVAADAFGLSFLASVLVNRTND; this comes from the coding sequence ATGAAGCTCGAAACCGCGATCCGTGCCGCAGGAGCCGCCGCGCGACTGACGCGTCTGGTCGCTTTGGACAGTCTCCTCGACGTCCCTCGCTCCAAGGTCGAGATCTGGGCAAACACCCGCAAGCACGGGGAGAACTACTCCGCCGAGCAGGCCGAGAACGACCCGCACCCGATCGCGAAGCTCATCACCTGCACCTGGTGTTCCGGGTTCTGGGTGTCGGCCGCCGTCGCCGCCTCCGCGCACGCCTTCGGTGACCGTCGCATGTGGAAGGTCGCCGCAGACGCCTTCGGACTTTCGTTCCTGGCATCCGTTCTGGTGAACCGAACCAACGACTGA
- a CDS encoding 2'-5' RNA ligase family protein, producing the protein MPDPDDLQRLHARNEAAIAKLEKQIADVVRRAVTAMLRAATAAVNGAAGNPNADDVRAAARSAWERALAKVITWLTGAVKRLAIDRLGNLPREDDKPQWRTVAMSRRRQVREMAQEYTRDASNRLKNVPDNVWDVVKHELDAGYRLNESPADLRDRVAGALGIDRWAPRASVIARTETTASWNAAQDASISIAEHELGEPLQRMWLATMDDRTRESHRAAHRQTVKSGERFTVGGAHLRYPGDPTGPAEEVISCRCTVVPVFADQPVDISDHLIEQERQAMEREFRGDTQTASADTTDMDALVALTRLPAQLVRYWTKGEGAAKIRWGEPKDFYRCERQLRKYVKKPNELAGLCANLHKIALGVSPGQEDKGRTADVGCPCETTEDDAAEIVAAVIGDDLPLAARDHPWDPEAAAQRVADWAAGDAEQENRGYFRRDGDEPAVGYADVVDGDLVAVPEAVFAAADALHAVEGDDAAALRERLTAWYAKMAREFGDDSMEPPWNRASHTAAFNVGSDPASGDQPAQTDTVDSPDASDDPAGDSMNKARQGAMVALVPSEQDAARLAVDGGIPADELHVTLAFLGDGADWSDEERQAVAQIVQQIASQAQPVDANAWAPSAFNPTGDSPCVTYLIGDNSGGLVDLHDAVMDALAGANMALPEQHSPWIPHVTAAYDSSDTSALDQTGPMTLDRLRVSFTSDTADYPLGGAATDTTDPAENEDSTMDDTNTPVTTASADADAEAVTAAVAVAEPDTDTAEKPDTETENDAETEGNTAPPVDPDVAAEATAYLRAKATDREAGPQTTLAAAAEAANIISSAIANAPERPDLSVFDKRNLTKPTPITVTPDGQLYGNIALWASCHRGIGGECVRPPRSRIDYAAFHQYDHAVSASTDGANPGVVKVGYLLAGCDHAPIDVSEDQARDYHEKACTRVAAVRAYEDDHGIQVAGHLMPGVTEQQVADLRHISGEWRTVSLELMAAVGVDDPGYPVAPLDATNVAVTASADVEVYSEGESRALALVAHIPLVDENGARSLDVKATAKELFAELKAEMAADKNRSDAIAAVTAAKRDAFVRKVRRYKEVRTG; encoded by the coding sequence ATGCCTGACCCCGACGACCTTCAGCGCCTCCACGCCCGCAACGAAGCCGCCATCGCGAAGCTCGAGAAGCAGATCGCCGATGTGGTCCGGCGCGCGGTCACCGCGATGCTCCGCGCAGCCACGGCCGCGGTCAACGGAGCGGCCGGCAACCCGAACGCCGACGATGTCCGGGCCGCGGCGCGCAGCGCATGGGAACGCGCGCTCGCGAAGGTCATCACCTGGTTGACCGGTGCGGTGAAGCGGCTCGCGATCGACCGGCTTGGGAACCTGCCCCGCGAGGACGACAAGCCGCAGTGGCGCACGGTCGCCATGTCCCGGCGCCGCCAGGTGCGGGAGATGGCGCAGGAGTACACCCGCGACGCCTCCAACCGGCTGAAGAACGTGCCGGACAACGTGTGGGACGTCGTGAAGCACGAGCTCGACGCCGGGTACAGGCTGAACGAGTCTCCGGCCGACCTGCGGGACCGGGTCGCCGGCGCGCTCGGGATCGATCGGTGGGCGCCGCGCGCGTCGGTGATCGCCCGGACCGAAACCACCGCGTCGTGGAACGCGGCCCAGGACGCTTCGATCAGCATCGCCGAGCACGAGCTGGGGGAGCCGTTGCAGCGGATGTGGCTGGCCACAATGGACGACCGCACCCGCGAATCCCACCGCGCCGCCCACCGCCAGACCGTCAAATCGGGGGAGCGGTTCACCGTCGGCGGCGCGCATCTGCGCTACCCGGGAGACCCGACTGGTCCCGCAGAAGAGGTCATCTCGTGCCGCTGCACCGTGGTCCCGGTGTTCGCCGACCAGCCCGTGGACATCTCGGATCACCTGATCGAACAGGAGCGTCAAGCGATGGAACGCGAGTTCCGCGGCGACACGCAGACCGCGTCCGCCGACACCACCGACATGGATGCGCTGGTCGCGCTGACGCGGCTCCCTGCCCAGTTGGTGCGCTATTGGACCAAGGGGGAGGGCGCCGCCAAGATCCGCTGGGGCGAGCCCAAGGACTTCTACCGGTGCGAACGCCAGCTCCGGAAGTACGTGAAGAAGCCCAACGAACTCGCCGGGCTGTGCGCGAATCTGCACAAGATCGCTCTCGGCGTGTCTCCAGGGCAGGAGGACAAAGGAAGGACCGCCGACGTGGGATGCCCGTGCGAGACGACCGAGGACGACGCCGCCGAGATCGTTGCGGCGGTCATCGGCGATGATCTGCCGCTCGCTGCCCGAGACCACCCGTGGGACCCGGAGGCCGCGGCGCAGCGTGTGGCCGACTGGGCAGCAGGAGACGCCGAGCAGGAGAACCGGGGCTACTTCAGGCGCGACGGCGACGAGCCGGCCGTCGGATACGCCGACGTCGTCGATGGCGATCTCGTCGCGGTTCCGGAGGCCGTGTTCGCCGCCGCGGACGCCCTGCACGCGGTCGAGGGAGACGACGCCGCGGCTCTGCGGGAACGCCTGACGGCCTGGTACGCGAAGATGGCGCGCGAGTTCGGCGACGACTCCATGGAGCCGCCGTGGAACCGTGCGAGCCACACCGCGGCCTTCAACGTCGGCAGTGACCCGGCCAGCGGTGACCAGCCGGCCCAGACCGACACTGTGGACAGCCCGGACGCGAGCGACGACCCCGCCGGCGACTCGATGAACAAGGCGCGCCAAGGAGCGATGGTCGCGCTCGTGCCCTCGGAGCAGGACGCGGCCCGGCTCGCGGTCGACGGCGGGATCCCCGCCGACGAGCTGCACGTGACGCTGGCGTTTCTGGGCGACGGCGCCGACTGGTCCGACGAGGAACGTCAGGCGGTCGCGCAGATCGTGCAGCAGATCGCATCGCAGGCCCAGCCGGTCGATGCGAACGCGTGGGCGCCGTCGGCGTTCAACCCGACCGGCGACTCCCCGTGCGTCACGTACCTGATCGGCGACAACAGCGGCGGCCTGGTCGACCTCCACGACGCCGTCATGGACGCCCTCGCCGGCGCGAACATGGCCCTGCCTGAGCAGCACTCGCCGTGGATCCCGCACGTGACGGCCGCCTACGACAGCAGCGACACCAGCGCCCTGGACCAGACCGGGCCGATGACGCTCGACCGGCTCCGCGTCTCCTTCACCAGCGACACCGCGGACTACCCCCTTGGCGGGGCCGCAACCGACACGACCGATCCCGCTGAGAACGAGGACAGCACGATGGACGACACCAACACCCCAGTGACCACGGCATCCGCCGACGCCGATGCCGAGGCGGTGACCGCCGCCGTCGCGGTGGCCGAACCAGACACCGACACCGCTGAGAAGCCCGACACCGAGACCGAAAACGACGCCGAGACAGAAGGCAACACCGCGCCGCCCGTGGACCCGGACGTGGCCGCCGAAGCGACCGCCTACCTGCGCGCGAAGGCGACCGACCGAGAAGCCGGCCCGCAGACCACGCTCGCCGCGGCGGCCGAAGCCGCGAACATCATCTCGAGCGCGATCGCCAACGCCCCCGAACGGCCGGACCTGTCGGTGTTCGACAAGCGGAACCTGACCAAGCCGACTCCGATCACCGTCACCCCCGACGGGCAGCTGTACGGCAACATCGCCCTGTGGGCGTCGTGCCACCGGGGCATCGGCGGCGAATGTGTCCGCCCGCCGCGGTCCCGCATCGACTACGCCGCCTTCCACCAGTACGACCACGCGGTTTCGGCAAGCACGGACGGCGCCAACCCGGGCGTCGTGAAGGTCGGATACCTGCTGGCCGGCTGCGACCACGCCCCGATCGACGTCAGCGAGGACCAGGCCCGCGACTACCACGAGAAGGCCTGCACTCGCGTCGCTGCCGTGCGCGCCTACGAGGATGACCACGGCATCCAGGTCGCCGGGCACCTCATGCCGGGTGTCACGGAGCAGCAGGTGGCCGATCTGCGGCACATCTCCGGCGAGTGGCGGACGGTGTCGCTGGAGCTGATGGCCGCGGTCGGCGTCGACGACCCCGGTTACCCCGTCGCCCCGCTCGACGCCACCAACGTCGCCGTGACCGCCTCCGCCGACGTCGAGGTGTACTCCGAGGGCGAGTCACGGGCGCTGGCGCTCGTGGCGCACATCCCGCTGGTCGACGAGAACGGTGCGCGCTCGCTCGACGTCAAGGCCACGGCGAAGGAACTGTTTGCCGAGTTGAAAGCGGAAATGGCGGCGGACAAAAACCGTTCCGACGCGATCGCGGCCGTGACGGCTGCGAAGCGTGACGCATTCGTGCGCAAGGTTCGCCGGTACAAGGAAGTTCGAACCGGATAA
- a CDS encoding major capsid protein: MPPEIPENLSALTRDQLVALEDQLLSRFEQLTKQDPTPEINAEMAKIAESLPQVGTIIQEGDDAQAQRASSINAFEDAQRRRAEVQQRQTEQAQQAPVIETDTAQGEPQVAADITTAPDASAVVEPAMPQTPAAPGQGFTLTTTTPGPTSVTVAASADRPSVAQIAANAPAPTAPAVAQRGEWYRVLTAGAEISGLSAGARFGSGSEVADALIRRTESIAVVEGERSAMVARAHIEAFDAPVTRSDSSAAVTRRMLEAVRQYQDNREQPRDVLTAAGGWCAPSETIYDLCEPEVADQLVSLPEIPITRGGIQFFPSPDMSAFDPFIWGFCEQELMRGVDKPCPEIPCPDPIEERACVEGACIQAGILMAKAFPEWVERFVRGVLVAHAVRISAVTLARMEAGSTPVVYNHDLLAGSGFTAALLNSIEYQVEDLRGDYFLGQSDRLVIILPRWVRGIIRADLANRTGVDLLNVTDQYIDGLFAERGIAQIQWVKGWQTDHVGAPGVSQAWPSDIRYLLYRDGSWVRGLEPVIELDTLYDSVTIKRNKFTRLFTEQAMLVANLCTNSRVVTLPVCPSGATHCGNPIACFTELPAGGSNPPKPSPPDGNGDGEGEDGGDGDGRIDPPAGDPKPDCPYAQIAAFNAAVGGVELSSGPFWQATADNPRVSAAHAEASFGTAGLVTSEVDVTAGMATAACKDMRLSFADGFFTISATSIDVDCTQQEMTTSLVDLKIEVGWHEVELPANPAPNTTVDLTSGGQVVGRAILNYQDAMKTTAVVVEFDDDVAGYPVAGRFEFVTASCCPDSPQGPHDGGGDGEGEGESPEPVPPHPTPRPPVPVPPKPTPPPPPVPDPPAPTPEPTPEPPKPPKPVPPKPKPPKPKPPKPTPKPPTPEPDPAPVDSCLSAFGVHAQMKVLGKTINLGPTYEATPDNPRQDGPHMDIPDIGTVGSWRNEVDPKAGTAVSTCDLIDWNIGDGFIKVKADFLKAHCGPDGRNGDFGGLTFTVAGKDIEIPGNPDPNTEIALTLPGPLPITIGKLIMNYQDDSHVAVFRWELLEGVPASPISGSYEAVAVSCCSPRNDTGTGEGEDGDTPAPTPPPKPTPEPKPTPPPAPKPEPKPEPKPEPKPEPKPEPEPKPEPKPEPTPPPAPKPEPKPEPKPTPEPPAPGGDNSCLSASMLSADVTIGGKKIELPVLPRATADNPDASAININVPGFGSVGEEKATVDVKAGTAEASCLDVSFEIGGLKLSADVWKASCTPTEKNASFGGFKAEFLGQALEIPAEVLPNTTIPLITPLGIIGKMVLNYQTYDRVTLIHIEAGKDLPIESPIQGEIDIVTAACCEKNRPDPAPCLDQKKPISYGLEMEMKVGGKDMRMDPVGMFAAQPTEDGHLDLVRGPRMVLPGVGSIGTFRNEIAPLRPYAITTCDNIDVNIGDGAFVMKLDTVKTECGVDENGKDVTGSKLGGLYVKIAGHEIDIPVELPENTKVPLTLPIPGPLPDIELGSMTLNYVSEDRKVSQAFRLEVAEGIPASPVSGHFAFSGANCC; the protein is encoded by the coding sequence ATGCCCCCCGAGATTCCAGAGAATCTCAGCGCGCTCACACGTGACCAGCTGGTCGCACTCGAAGACCAGCTCCTGTCACGGTTCGAGCAGCTGACGAAGCAAGACCCGACGCCGGAGATCAACGCCGAGATGGCGAAGATCGCCGAGTCGCTCCCGCAGGTTGGCACCATCATCCAGGAAGGCGACGACGCCCAGGCCCAACGTGCCTCGTCGATCAACGCTTTCGAGGATGCCCAGCGGCGCCGCGCCGAAGTGCAGCAGCGGCAGACCGAGCAGGCCCAGCAGGCACCGGTCATCGAGACCGACACCGCCCAGGGCGAACCGCAGGTCGCTGCCGACATCACCACCGCACCCGACGCCTCCGCCGTGGTCGAACCGGCCATGCCTCAGACGCCCGCCGCTCCGGGCCAGGGATTCACACTGACCACGACCACACCCGGCCCGACAAGCGTCACCGTCGCCGCATCGGCTGACCGCCCGTCGGTCGCGCAGATCGCCGCCAACGCCCCGGCCCCGACCGCCCCGGCAGTCGCGCAGCGTGGCGAGTGGTACCGCGTCCTCACCGCTGGCGCGGAGATCTCCGGCCTCTCGGCCGGTGCCCGCTTCGGCTCCGGCTCCGAGGTCGCCGACGCCCTGATCCGCCGCACCGAGTCGATCGCCGTCGTCGAGGGCGAACGGTCCGCGATGGTCGCCCGCGCGCACATCGAGGCATTCGACGCCCCGGTGACCCGTTCCGACTCGTCGGCCGCAGTGACGCGCCGCATGCTGGAGGCGGTCCGCCAGTACCAGGACAACCGCGAGCAGCCGCGCGACGTGCTCACCGCCGCCGGCGGATGGTGCGCCCCGTCGGAGACGATCTACGACCTGTGCGAGCCCGAGGTCGCTGACCAGCTCGTCAGCCTCCCGGAGATCCCGATCACCCGCGGCGGTATCCAGTTCTTCCCGTCGCCGGACATGTCGGCGTTCGACCCGTTCATCTGGGGCTTCTGCGAGCAGGAGCTGATGCGCGGCGTCGACAAGCCGTGCCCGGAAATCCCGTGCCCGGACCCGATCGAGGAACGCGCCTGCGTCGAAGGTGCCTGCATCCAGGCCGGCATCCTCATGGCCAAGGCCTTCCCGGAATGGGTCGAGCGGTTCGTCCGCGGTGTCCTCGTGGCACACGCGGTCCGGATCTCCGCCGTGACCCTGGCCCGCATGGAAGCCGGTTCGACGCCGGTCGTGTACAACCACGACCTGCTGGCCGGCTCCGGCTTCACCGCGGCCCTGCTCAACAGCATCGAGTACCAGGTCGAAGACCTGCGCGGGGACTACTTCCTCGGGCAGAGCGACCGGCTGGTGATCATCCTGCCCCGGTGGGTGCGAGGGATCATCCGCGCCGACCTGGCCAACCGCACCGGTGTCGACCTGCTCAACGTCACCGACCAGTACATCGACGGCCTGTTCGCCGAGCGCGGCATCGCCCAGATCCAGTGGGTCAAGGGCTGGCAGACCGACCACGTCGGCGCCCCCGGCGTCTCCCAGGCATGGCCGTCCGACATCCGGTACCTGCTCTACCGCGATGGCTCGTGGGTCCGGGGTCTCGAGCCGGTCATCGAGCTGGACACCCTCTACGACTCGGTGACGATCAAGCGGAACAAGTTCACGCGCCTGTTCACGGAGCAGGCCATGCTCGTCGCGAACCTGTGCACCAACTCGCGCGTGGTGACGCTGCCGGTGTGCCCGAGCGGTGCGACGCACTGCGGCAACCCGATCGCATGCTTCACCGAGCTGCCTGCGGGAGGCTCAAACCCTCCTAAGCCCTCGCCTCCGGACGGAAACGGGGATGGCGAGGGCGAAGACGGTGGGGACGGCGACGGGCGGATTGACCCGCCGGCTGGTGACCCGAAGCCCGACTGCCCATACGCGCAGATCGCGGCCTTCAACGCGGCCGTGGGGGGTGTCGAGCTGTCGTCTGGCCCGTTCTGGCAGGCGACCGCCGACAACCCCCGCGTATCCGCGGCACACGCCGAAGCGAGCTTCGGCACCGCAGGTTTGGTGACATCGGAGGTTGACGTGACCGCCGGAATGGCGACGGCCGCGTGCAAGGACATGCGGCTGTCGTTCGCGGACGGGTTCTTCACGATCTCGGCCACGAGCATCGACGTCGACTGCACGCAGCAGGAGATGACGACCAGCCTCGTCGATCTCAAGATCGAGGTGGGCTGGCACGAGGTCGAGTTGCCGGCGAACCCGGCACCGAACACCACGGTCGACCTGACCTCGGGTGGGCAGGTCGTCGGGCGGGCGATCCTGAACTATCAGGACGCCATGAAGACCACGGCTGTTGTGGTCGAGTTCGACGACGACGTGGCGGGCTACCCGGTTGCCGGGCGGTTCGAGTTCGTCACCGCGTCGTGCTGCCCGGACAGCCCGCAGGGCCCGCATGACGGCGGTGGTGATGGAGAAGGCGAAGGGGAGTCCCCTGAGCCGGTCCCGCCGCACCCGACTCCGCGCCCTCCGGTTCCTGTGCCGCCCAAGCCGACGCCGCCGCCTCCGCCGGTTCCGGACCCTCCGGCCCCGACTCCGGAGCCGACCCCGGAGCCTCCGAAGCCGCCCAAGCCTGTTCCGCCGAAGCCGAAGCCCCCGAAGCCGAAGCCGCCGAAGCCCACGCCGAAGCCGCCGACCCCGGAGCCTGACCCGGCACCGGTCGACTCGTGCTTGTCCGCGTTTGGCGTCCACGCCCAGATGAAGGTGCTGGGGAAGACGATCAACCTCGGGCCGACGTACGAGGCGACGCCGGACAACCCGCGCCAGGACGGTCCGCACATGGACATCCCGGACATCGGGACCGTGGGCAGCTGGCGCAACGAGGTCGACCCGAAGGCGGGTACGGCCGTCTCGACGTGCGACCTGATCGACTGGAACATCGGCGACGGGTTCATCAAGGTCAAGGCCGACTTCCTGAAGGCTCACTGTGGGCCGGACGGACGTAACGGTGACTTCGGTGGGCTCACGTTCACCGTGGCCGGCAAGGACATCGAGATCCCGGGCAACCCGGACCCGAACACCGAGATCGCCCTGACACTGCCTGGTCCGCTGCCGATCACCATCGGCAAGCTGATCATGAACTACCAGGACGACTCGCATGTTGCGGTGTTCCGGTGGGAGCTGCTGGAAGGTGTTCCGGCGTCGCCGATCTCCGGGTCCTACGAGGCGGTTGCGGTGTCGTGCTGCTCGCCGCGGAACGACACAGGGACCGGCGAAGGCGAGGACGGCGACACGCCGGCCCCGACTCCGCCGCCGAAGCCGACGCCTGAGCCCAAGCCGACGCCGCCCCCGGCACCCAAGCCGGAGCCGAAGCCCGAGCCGAAGCCAGAGCCCAAGCCGGAACCGAAGCCTGAGCCGGAACCCAAGCCTGAGCCCAAGCCTGAGCCGACTCCTCCGCCAGCCCCGAAGCCCGAACCGAAGCCCGAGCCCAAGCCGACACCGGAGCCACCGGCGCCCGGCGGCGACAACTCGTGCTTGTCGGCGTCGATGCTGTCGGCGGACGTCACGATCGGTGGCAAGAAGATCGAGCTGCCGGTGTTGCCGCGCGCCACTGCGGACAACCCGGACGCCAGCGCGATCAACATCAACGTGCCCGGGTTCGGGTCCGTCGGTGAAGAGAAGGCCACTGTGGACGTCAAGGCCGGCACCGCCGAGGCGTCGTGCCTCGACGTGTCGTTCGAGATCGGCGGGCTCAAGCTCTCCGCTGACGTGTGGAAGGCGTCGTGCACGCCCACCGAGAAGAACGCGAGCTTCGGTGGGTTCAAGGCCGAGTTCCTGGGCCAGGCGCTGGAAATCCCGGCCGAGGTCCTGCCCAACACCACGATTCCGCTGATCACGCCGCTCGGGATCATCGGGAAGATGGTGCTGAACTACCAGACCTACGATCGGGTGACCCTCATCCACATCGAGGCTGGTAAGGACCTGCCGATCGAGTCGCCGATTCAGGGCGAGATCGACATCGTCACCGCGGCGTGCTGCGAGAAGAACCGGCCCGACCCGGCTCCGTGCCTGGACCAGAAGAAGCCCATCTCCTATGGCCTCGAAATGGAGATGAAGGTCGGCGGCAAGGACATGCGAATGGACCCGGTGGGGATGTTCGCGGCCCAGCCAACCGAGGACGGGCACCTGGACTTGGTGCGCGGCCCCCGGATGGTGCTGCCTGGCGTCGGTTCGATCGGGACGTTCCGCAACGAGATCGCGCCGCTTCGGCCGTACGCGATCACGACCTGCGACAACATCGACGTCAACATCGGCGACGGCGCCTTCGTGATGAAGCTCGACACCGTCAAGACCGAATGCGGTGTCGACGAGAACGGCAAGGACGTCACCGGCTCCAAGCTCGGTGGCCTCTACGTCAAGATCGCCGGTCACGAGATCGACATCCCGGTCGAGCTGCCCGAGAACACCAAGGTGCCGCTCACGCTGCCGATTCCGGGACCGCTTCCCGACATTGAGCTCGGCTCGATGACGCTCAACTACGTCTCCGAGGACCGCAAGGTCTCGCAGGCGTTCCGCCTGGAGGTCGCGGAGGGAATCCCCGCGTCTCCCGTCAGTGGCCACTTCGCCTTCTCCGGGGCGAACTGCTGCTGA
- a CDS encoding RimK family alpha-L-glutamate ligase, whose product MTARDPKAKLIADEMERRGYPVDWLSWGSFTTDVKGRKVMFRGVTSELTTQVAASIAFRKGETNRLLAAAGLSIPEFKTFTATMGEQAMKYAAETIGWPVVVKPDLSPGAGAGVMVNVGEGEFTEAFRVALSMSHRALVQAMVSGQEARFLVIGDKCVSVLRKTIDPVTGKPIDESHEGITSQVHPFYKREAERAVAAFPGLGVAGLDIIAPDFTTKGDYWILEANSTPDIIAHHDAKDGERFDMAGAIADALEKEIR is encoded by the coding sequence GTGACTGCAAGGGATCCGAAGGCGAAACTCATCGCCGACGAGATGGAACGCCGGGGCTACCCGGTCGACTGGCTTTCGTGGGGGTCGTTCACGACCGACGTGAAGGGCCGCAAGGTGATGTTCCGCGGCGTGACGTCGGAGCTGACGACCCAGGTCGCCGCGTCGATCGCGTTCCGCAAGGGGGAGACGAACCGGCTGCTCGCCGCGGCCGGCCTGTCGATCCCCGAGTTCAAGACGTTCACCGCGACCATGGGTGAGCAGGCGATGAAGTACGCCGCCGAGACGATCGGTTGGCCCGTCGTCGTCAAGCCCGACCTGTCCCCGGGCGCTGGGGCGGGGGTGATGGTCAACGTCGGCGAGGGCGAGTTCACCGAGGCATTCCGCGTCGCACTGTCGATGTCGCACCGCGCGCTTGTCCAGGCCATGGTGAGCGGGCAGGAAGCGCGGTTCCTGGTGATCGGCGACAAGTGCGTCTCGGTGCTGCGCAAGACCATCGACCCCGTCACCGGCAAGCCGATCGACGAGTCCCACGAGGGGATCACCTCGCAGGTCCACCCGTTCTACAAGCGCGAGGCGGAGCGCGCGGTCGCGGCGTTCCCGGGCCTCGGCGTTGCGGGGCTCGACATCATCGCCCCGGACTTCACCACCAAGGGCGATTACTGGATCTTGGAGGCCAACTCCACTCCGGACATCATCGCCCACCACGACGCGAAAGACGGCGAACGGTTCGACATGGCTGGTGCCATCGCCGACGCCCTGGAGAAGGAGATCCGATGA